The following proteins come from a genomic window of Drosophila sulfurigaster albostrigata strain 15112-1811.04 chromosome X, ASM2355843v2, whole genome shotgun sequence:
- the LOC133849429 gene encoding inositol oxygenase, which yields MRILEEHQVHLLDPSELMRPEPTFADKNPSKFRDYSVDTEDPLKERVRRTYRQMHLNQTVDFVNGRRARWLKFNTIKMTVRQALEKLNDLVDESDPDLDLPNIIHAFQAAERARAEFPQHDWLHLTALIHDLGKIMAFYDEPQWAVVGDTFAVGCRWGDSIVYRDESFEGNPDGENPKYNTEYGMYKPNCGVDNLLMSWGHDEYMYSVLKHNKTKLPDVACNIIRFHSFYPWHNGGDYKHLEAPKDEETKKWVLIFNRYDLYTKSEVVPDIDALWPYYQTLIDKYLPGVLEF from the exons atgaGAATCCTTGAGGAG CATCAAGTCCATTTGCTGGATCCTTCGGAGCTAATGCGTCCAGAGCCCACGTTTGCTGACAAGAATCCTTCCAAGTTCCGTGACTACAGCGTGGATACCGAGGATCCACTAAAGGAACGGGTTCGCCGCACCTACCGTCAGATGCATTTGAATCAAACCGTCGACTTTGTCAATG GACGTCGTGCACGCTGGCTGAAATTCAACACAATCAAGATGACCGTGCGTCAGGCGCTAGAGAAGCTCAACGATCTGGTCGACGAATCGGATCCCGATCTCGATTTGCCCAACATCATACATGCCTTCCAGGCTGCGGAACGTGCACGCGCCGAGTTCCCCCAGCACGATTGGCTGCACTTGACCGCCCTCATTCACGATCTCGGCAAGATTATGGCCTTCTATGATGAGCCACAATGGGCCGTCGTTGGCGACACCTTCGCCGTGGGCTGCCGCTGGGGCGATAGCATTGTCTATCGCGACGAAAGCTTCGAGGGCAATCCCGATGGCGAGAATCCCAAGTACAATACCGAATACGGCATGTATAAGCCCAACTGTGGTGTGGACAACTTGCTAATGTCGTGGGGACACGATGAGTACATGTACTCGGTGCTCAAGCACAACAAGACCAAGCTACCcgatgtggcatgcaacatcATACGCTTCCATTCCTTCTATCCGTGGCACAACGGCGGCGACTACAAGCACCTGGAAGCCCCCAAGGATGAGGAGACCAAGAAATGGGTGCTGATCTTCAA TCGCTACGATCTGTACACTAAGAGTGAGGTTGTACCTGATATTGATGCTTTGTGGCCTTACTACCAGACCCTGATTGACAAGTATCTACCCGGTGTCCTGGAGTTTTAA
- the LOC133849424 gene encoding protein suppressor of white apricot, with the protein MMPYNARVGGGSNAMAREYAGGSINGILRKTGSAAMAAGANNGANGASTAYGGAATAAGAAGADARQPAVELLVFGYACKIFRDDEKAREMDQGKQLIPWMGDVNLKIDRYDVRGALCELSSYEAPPGGYGNRLEYLTADEQRAEQLCEEERYLFLYNNEEELRLQQEEDLKRLQQETSGGNYSQVDFHYDGQSTSAKSTAAADGVASPMPDSTTPTDESELPFTLPNNLLVAPMPGIQLPETMKQHAIIEKTARFIATQGAQMEILIKAKQANNAQFDFLSQGGQLQPYYRHLLAVIKQGKYAPSVDTAAEKTSTSADGSALPPSPKRNNQVITVPIIKYKPSANCAYTQLISKIKGVPLQAVLDDDVTSQHSGGTASPTLSCKSEGQSQSSVAATSNGEFTPVLLQYNGSTFAHEEENANDAPPKVELLKNTSALALAQNYSSDSDEEDDEDDNSNSQGQKGKQSQSTSGGISSLPTAVVAPPPLLNFPLPEETLRHIIDKTATYVIKNGRQFEETLRTKSVERFNFLLPEHKFYAYYMYKITGDVDAASKEEKTRKAAAVAAALISKKGLGGTALGATTAAAAATTTVATSSEKSPVCFSIKSRDETATLQPALPQETSDDDADDVKMKANTEQTRPGMPDSVQRAIKQVETQLLARSGGQKTTTVAGTTTGAGVTLPLKEQRQAEERVKDKLALIARDKLNGMVSREKQLQLERKRKAMAFLNQIKGESTGAVGTVGSEATAQEATNEKSEAVPANNNEDSNDSVRSIPITYFGPDDDDDEVLAPSAVAQPALKVDNEDEEEDDGDLEKYNLLNDDSTNTYTSKTATASVLLSDDDDVQLVSTAAPLPSSSSTSSTRHRHAVRRSRSPSRSSSSASCSGTQDASVTSSSSSRSRSRSPHRKRDRERERSRHKRKASAIAKHRRHRRSRSRSRSRTSSPHRRTQSRSRSSSHSSARRHRGHHRDEEESSSRRRNHQRHASKKSHKRHKRRRRSSGGSVSQ; encoded by the exons atGATGCCCTATAATGCGCGTGTCGGTGGCGGCAGCAATGCCATGGCACGTGAATACGCCGGAGGAAGTATCAATGGCATTTTGCGCAAAACCGGATCCGCTGCAATGGCAGCTGGAGCCAACAATGGTGCCAACGGGGCGTCTACGGCGTATGGTGGGGCGgctactgctgctggtgcCGCTGGCGCAGATGCACGCCAACCCGCTGTGGAGCTGCTCGTGTTTGGCTATGCCTGCAAAATATTCCGTGATGATGAGAAAGCTCGCGAGATGGATCAAGGCAAACAGCTGATACCCTGGATGGGCGATGTAAATCTCAAAATAGACAG atatgaCGTACGTGGCGCATTATGCGAACTGTCATCATATGAGGCGCCACCTGGTGGCTATGGAAATCGCCTGGAATACCTGACGGCCGACGAGCAACGGGCCGAGCAGCTGTGCGAAGAGGAGCGTTATCTGTTCCTCTACAACAACGAAGAAGAGCTACGGCTGCAGCAAG AGGAGGATCTAAAGCGATTGCAGCAGGAAACCTCTGGCGGTAATTACAGTCAAGTGGATTTCCATTACGATGGACAGTCAACTTCAGCAAAGTCGACTGCTGCAGCAGATGGAGTAGCGTCACCAATGCCGGATTCAACGACACCAACCGATGAATCCGAATTGCCTTTTACGTTGCCCAACAATTTGCTCGTGGCTCCCATGCCGGGCATACAGCTG cCGGAAACGATGAAGCAGCATGCCATCATTGAGAAGACAGCGCGCTTTATTGCCACTCAGGGTGCTCAAATGGAGATCCTGATCAAGGCCAAGCAAGCGAATAATGCTCAGTTTGATTTTCTGTCGCAAGGCGGCCAATTGCAGCCATATTATCGCCATCTCTTGGCCGTAATCAAGCAGGGCAAGTATGCGCCATCTGTGGATACAGCTGCCGAGAAGACGAGTACAAGTGCCGATGGCAGCGCGTTGCCGCCGAGTCCCAAGCGAAACAATCAAGTGATTACAGTGCCCATCATCAAGTACAAACCGTCGGCCAATTGCGCCTATACGCAGCTCATCAGCAAGATTAAGGGTGTGCCGCTGCAGGCGGTGTTGGACGACGATGTGACTTCGCAGCATTCCGGCGGCACTGCGTCGCCTACGCTCAGCTGCAAATCGGAGGGCCAGAGTCAGAGCAGTGTGGCAGCCACATCGAATGGCGAATTTACCCCCGTTCTGCTGCAGTACAATGGCAGCACATTTGCCCACGAGGAGGAAAACGCCAATGATGCGCCGCCGAAGGTTGAGCTATTGAAGAACACCAGCGCTCTGGCGTTGGCACAAAACTACAGCTCCGATAGCGACGAGGAGGATGACGAGGATGACAATAGTAACAGTCAGGGGCAAAAGGGGAAACAATCGCAGTCTACAAGTGGCGGCATCAGTTCACTGCCCACTGCGGTCGTGGCACCACCGCCACTGTTAAACTTCCCGCTGCCCGAGGAGACGTTGCGCCACATCATCGACAAGACGGCAACGTATGTGATTAAGAATGGCCGCCAGTTCGAGGAGACGCTGCGCACAAAGAGTGTCGAACGTTTCAATTTTCTCCTGCCCGAACACAAGTTTTATGCCTATTATATGTACAAGATAACCGGAGATGTGGATGCCGCATCCAAGGAGGAGAAAACACGTAAGgcagctgccgttgctgcgGCGCTGATTAGCAAGAAAGGCTTAGGTGGAACTGCACttggagcaacaacagctgctgctgcagccacCACAACAGTTGCCACTTCGAGTGAAAAGT CACCTGTGTGCTTCTCGATCAAGTCTCGTGATGAGACGGCAACTTTGCAACCTGCACTGCCGCAAGAGACCAGCGACGATGATGCTGACGATGTTAAGATGAAGGCAAATACGGAACAGACGCGACCCGGTATGCCAGACAGCGTGCAGCGAGCCATCAAGCAAGTGGAGACACAACTGTTGGCGAGAAGTGGAGGACAGAAGACAACAACGGTTGCCGGGACAACAACGGGAGCGGGCGTAACATTGCCATTGAAAGAACAACGACAGG CTGAGGAGCGTGTCAAGGACAAATTGGCGCTGATTGCACGCGACAAGCTGAACGGCATGGTCTCGCGAGAGAAGCAGCTGCAATTGGAGCGCAAGCGCAAGGCAATGGCTTTTCTCAATCAGATCAAAG GTGAAAGCACAGGCGCTGTGGGAACAGTTGGCAGTGAGGCAACAGCACAGGAAGCAACAAATGAGAAATCCGAAGCAGTGCCAGCAAATAACAATGAGGACTCTAATGACTCTGTACGTTCCATACCCATCACATACTTTGGTcccgacgacgatgacgatgaggttTTAGCACCGTCTGCGGTTGCGCAACCAGCGCTGAAAGTTGACAacgaggatgaggaggaggatgatGGTGATCTggagaaatataatttacttaacGACGATAGCACCAATACGTACACCAGCAAAACGGCCACAGCATCCGTCCTGCTgtccgatgatgatgacgtgCAGCTTGTGTCCACAGCGGCGCCActgccatcatcatcgtccaCGTCGAGTACACGCCACCGTCATGCTGTgcgccgcagtcgcagtccgagtcgcagcagcagcagcgccagtTGTTCCGGCACCCAAGATGCTTCCGTGACCTCATCCAGCAGCAGTCGGAGTCGGAGCCGCAGTCCGCATCGTAAGCGAGACCGAGAGCGAGAACGGTCCAGACACAAACGCAAAGCCAGCGCTATTGCCAAGCATCGTCGCCATCGACGTAGTCggagtcgaagtcgcagtcgcacCTCATCGCCTCATCGTCGTACCCAGAGTCGGagtcgcagcagcagtcaTTCGAGCGCGCGACGTCATCGTGGACATCACAGAGACGAGGAGGAATCTTCGTCGCGGCGACGTAATCATCAGCGACATGCCAGCAAAAAGAGTCACAAACGTCACAAGAGACGGCGACGCAGCAGCGGCGGTTCCGTCTCCCAATGA
- the LOC133849428 gene encoding gamma-butyrobetaine dioxygenase, translating to MLSCRHLIGQLRYASNNSGRLITAKILDQRYIELRPTNDERPLKFPSIWLRDNCQCSECFHGATRARKSHWERGPLSHAAAQAVHFDEHRQQLVINWQDAHNSSYDLEWLQQRDFSPEARQRYLSEVYKPTMQLWGKSQFGKVTREFRCEDVMAQDAVLCAWLEALAVQGFALLREAPNDVQVARRLAERIGYIKRTTYGDVFEVKSKPNAGNYAYLMTPLPMHTDMPYYEYKAGINILHTLVQSESPGGANTMTDAFFVAQRLREEFPKYYELLRSVPVNWYDIGHDGDAGKPFHSLWRGPVICLDVDGQFARINQNTTKRDSRFTVPLELVVDWYEAYDKFLQLVQEESVQFKTRAGDVFVFNNLRMLHGRTAYEDSPQNKRHLVGAYVDWDIIYSKLRTLKFPNAKD from the exons ATGCTGAGCTGCAGACATCTGATTGGCCAGCTGCGCTAcgcgagcaacaacagcggccGACTCATTACAGCTAAAATCTTGGATCAGCGCTATATTGAATTGAGACCAACCAACGACGAGCGTCCTTTGAAGTTTCCTAGCATTTGGTTGCGCGATAATTGCCAATGCTCCGAGTGCTTTCATGGTGCGACACGGGCACGCAAAAGCCACTGGGAACGTGGACCATTATCGCATGCAGCAGCCCAGGCTGTACATTTTGATGAGCACCGGCAGCAGCTGGTGATCAATTGGCAGGATGCTCACAACTCTAGCTACGATTTGGAGTGGCTGCAGCAACGTGACTTCAGTCCAGAGGCGAGGCAACGTTATCTTTCGGAGGTCTATAAGCCGACTATGCAGCTGTGGGGCAAGTCACAGTTTGGCAAAGTAACACGCGAATTTCGCTGCGAGGATGTCATGGCGCAGGATGCAGTATTGTGCGCTTGGCTGGAGGCATTGGCTGTGCAGGGATTTGCACTGTTGCGTGAGGCGCCCAACGATGTGCAGGTGGCACGACGGCTGGCAGAACGCATTGGTTACATCAAGCGCACCACTTACGG CGATGTATTTGAGGTCAAGTCTAAACCCAATGCCGGCAACTATGCGTATCTGATGACGCCGCTGCCGATGCACACAGATATGCCGTACTATGAGTACAAGGCGGGCATTAACATACTGCACACGTTGGTGCAGTCGGAGTCACCCGGTGGCGCCAATACCATGACCGATGCCTTCTTTGTGGCCCAGCGGTTGCGCGAGGAATTCCCCAAGTACTATGAGCTATTGCGCAGCGTGCCCGTCAATTGGTATGACATTGGACACGATGGCGATGCAGGCAAACCATTCCATAGTTTGTGGCGTGGACCTGTTATCTGCTTGGATGTCGATGGGCAATTTGCACGCATCAATCAAAACACCACGAAACGGGATAGCCGGTTTACTGTGCCTCTGGAACTCGTGGTGGATTGGTATGAAGCATATGATAAATTTCTACAGTTGGTGCAAGAGGAGTCGGTCCAATTTAAGACACGGGCAGGCGATGTCTTTGTGTTCAACAATCTTCGAATGCTGCATGGACGCACTGCGTACGAGGATTCGCCACAAAATAAGCGACACTTGGTGGGCGCCTATGTGGACTGggatattatttattctaaaCTGCGTACGCTCAAGTTTCCAAATGCCAAGgattaa
- the LOC133849430 gene encoding ribonuclease P protein subunit p21 isoform X1 has protein sequence MSQNNNSNNNKCKRKILTQRHACSRMNFLYQAANLMAHSNNNTLAAYYGKLCRNVGTKSLMHMSPALKRTLCKRCSLPLLPGVNTTLQLDKKPEEETSLDEEKEKTPNKRSRRRKAKSKSVGAASVDEQTKLELECSLCQAKRRFQLNTNNECWVESAAAIVQTITVSKPSAEERPEL, from the exons ATGTcgcaaaataacaacagcaataacaacaagtgTAAGCGCAAGATATTAACACAGCGTCATGCATGCTCTAGAATGAATTTTCTATACCAGGCGGCCAATCTCATGgcgcacagcaacaacaatacgcTGGCCGCCTACTATGGCAAATTGTGTCGCAATGTCGGTACTAAATCGCTAATGCACAT GTCGCCAGCATTGAAGCGCACACTTTGCAAACGCTGTTCGCTGCCCTTATTGCCCGGCGTGAATACAACTCTGCAGCTGGACAAGAAGCCAGAAGAGGAGACGTCCTTGGATGAGGAGAAAGAGAAGACGCCAAATAAACGGAGTCGTCGACGTAAAGCAAAGAGTAAATCGGTTGGAGCTGCTTCCGTCGACGAGCAAACCAAGCTGGAACTCGAGTGCAGCTTGTGTCAAGCGAAGCGTCGGTTTCAGCTCAACACAAACAATGAATGCTGGGTCGAGAGTGCGGCAGCAATTGTCCAAACTATCACAGTAAGCAAGCCATCGGCAGAGGAACGCCCAGAGTTGTGA
- the LOC133849430 gene encoding uncharacterized protein LOC133849430 isoform X2: protein MAHSNNNTLAAYYGKLCRNVGTKSLMHMSPALKRTLCKRCSLPLLPGVNTTLQLDKKPEEETSLDEEKEKTPNKRSRRRKAKSKSVGAASVDEQTKLELECSLCQAKRRFQLNTNNECWVESAAAIVQTITVSKPSAEERPEL from the exons ATGgcgcacagcaacaacaatacgcTGGCCGCCTACTATGGCAAATTGTGTCGCAATGTCGGTACTAAATCGCTAATGCACAT GTCGCCAGCATTGAAGCGCACACTTTGCAAACGCTGTTCGCTGCCCTTATTGCCCGGCGTGAATACAACTCTGCAGCTGGACAAGAAGCCAGAAGAGGAGACGTCCTTGGATGAGGAGAAAGAGAAGACGCCAAATAAACGGAGTCGTCGACGTAAAGCAAAGAGTAAATCGGTTGGAGCTGCTTCCGTCGACGAGCAAACCAAGCTGGAACTCGAGTGCAGCTTGTGTCAAGCGAAGCGTCGGTTTCAGCTCAACACAAACAATGAATGCTGGGTCGAGAGTGCGGCAGCAATTGTCCAAACTATCACAGTAAGCAAGCCATCGGCAGAGGAACGCCCAGAGTTGTGA
- the LOC133849425 gene encoding LOW QUALITY PROTEIN: cell division control protein 45 homolog (The sequence of the model RefSeq protein was modified relative to this genomic sequence to represent the inferred CDS: deleted 1 base in 1 codon), with amino-acid sequence MFIQDLKNDFYRQLIGKRILIIVNYDVDAICASKILQSLFKYDHMLYTVVPIMGLTGLRRAYNEHQGDVKYVLLVNCGGCVDIVELLQPAEDVTFYICDSHRPFDVCNVYSDRQVCLLGDPALEENIPAFESIFYDSDGEDDDDEDEEHDGDEHEDSGAGESDGDADGGNAVERRRAPKLSRLERHEQRIMRQRARRQWELERDRIMFDYTQFSYYGRSTALLIFELAWKLSKDNMDLLWWAIVGISEQLLLGKIESGAYTLELEHIQSHVSRLTNKTNDQNTMSASKITFENDLHLVLYRHWTVTESMRYSRYSACQLKLWTLRGEKRLHELLVEMGLPLVHARQTYSAMDLVLRKEFYTMVEQLAEKYAIPDIVYGTFTLSYGYRSRYAAADYVYALLAILQSIKKHKTPEDCFMEASDALTRQHKQLLNAGIDNAKLLHAAIFRQVQSCLEAHQVHSTGSFFYYVLQEEHAFFSYPYALALLAKFVLHGHVATTRARQAPDLPLIATCPLDAAQGMCLLVGIAPVREDSPKNFFGKAFDQAAQKSKTSLLQDFFEPSIVQLRQSDLTRFLDALTVLLT; translated from the exons atgTTCATACAGGATCTGAAGAATGACTTTTATCGACAACTGATTGGCAAACGCATCCTCATCATTGTCAACTATGATGTGGATGCGATTTGTGCcagcaaaatattgcaatcCCTCTTCAAATATGATCACATGCTCTACACTGTGGTGCCCATCATGGGCCTAACGGGACTGCGGCGTGCATACAACGAGCATCAGGGTGATGTAAAATACGTTCTCCTCGTCAACTGTGGCGGCTGTGTGGACATTGTGGAGCTACTGCAGCCCGCCGAAGATGTCACCTTCTACATCTGCGACTCGCACCGTCCCTTTGACGTCTGCAATGTGTACAGCGATCGTCAAGTTTGTCTGCTGGGAGATCCAGCACTGGAAGAGAACATTCCTGCTTTTGAGAGCATCTTCTATGATTCGGATGGCgaagacgatgatgacgaggacgaggaGCATGACGGCGATGAGCACGAGGACAGCGGTGCTGGCGAATCGGATGGCGATGCTGATGGTGGCAATGCTGTGGAACGGCGACGTGCGCCCAAGCTGAGTCGTCTGGAGCGGCACGAGCAGCGTATAATGCGACAGCGGGCACGACGTCAATGGGAACTAGAGCGGGATCGCATCATGTTCGATTACACACAATTTAGCTACTATGGTCGATCGACGGCATTACTCATCTTTGAGCTGGCTTGGAAGCTGTCCAAGGACAATATGGATCTGCTGTGGTGGGCCATAGTGGGTATAAGTGAGCAGTTGTTGCTGGGCAAGATTGAGAGTGGTGCTTACACGCTCGAGCTGGAGCACATACAGTCGCATGTGTCGCGTCTGACCAATAAGACAAACGATCAAAACACAATGAGCGCGTCGAAGATTACGTTTGAGAACGATCTGCATTTGGTGCTCTATCGTCACTGGACAGTCACCGAGTCGATGCG cTATTCACGGTATTCCGCCTGCCAGCTTAAATTGTGGACGTTGCGTGGCGAGAAGCGACTGCATGAGCTGCTTGTGGAGATGGGATTACCTCTCGTCCATGCCCGTCAGACTTACAGTGCCATGGATTTGGTGCTGCGCAAAGAGTTCTATACCATGGTGGAGCAGCTGGCCGAGAAATATGCCATCCCAGACATTGTCTATGGCACATTTACGCTCAGCTATGGTTATCGCAGTCGATATGCGGCCGCCGATTATGTGTATGCTCTGCTGGCGATACTGCAATCGATAAAGAAGCACAAGACACCCGAGGATTGCTTCATGGAGGCCTCGGATGCACTGACGCGCCAACACAAACAGCTACTCAATGCTGGCATTGATAATGCCAAGCTCTTACATGCGGCCATCTTTCGGCAGGTTCAGAGCTGCCTGGAGGCGCATCAAGTGCATTCGACAGGCTCGTTTTTCTACTATGTGCTGCAGGAGGAGCACGCCTTCTTCTCCTATCCATATGCGCTGGCATTGCTGGCCAAGTTTGTGCTGCACGGTCATGTGGCTACGACGCGAGCACGACAAGCGCCCGATTTGCCATTGATTGCCACCTGTCCACTGGATGCGGCGCAGGGCATGTGCCTGCTTGTGGGAATTGCGCCTGTGCGCGAGGATTCG CCCAAGAACTTCTTTGGCAAAGCATTCGATCAGGCGGCGCAGAAGAGCAAGACTAGTTTGCTGCAGGATTTCTTTGAGCCGTCCATTGTGCAGTTGCGGCAGAGCGATTTAACTCGATTTCTAGATGCGTTGACCGTGCTCTTGACTTGA
- the LOC133849431 gene encoding mitochondrial tRNA-specific 2-thiouridylase 1 isoform X2, whose translation MFPLGELQKSEVKQLAKRIGLHRLAEKRESTGICFVGKRDFKSFIREYITSKPGHFVDVDSGAVVGHHEGIHQWTVGQRCRLSSYLQPYFVARKDAASNTIYVASGHDHAALHCTRFHIGDINWLCHRSRQQLATNGSLRCRFRFQHTKPLVDCQLLHSGVVQLDAPLRAITPGQYAVFYDDVACLGAARIQQAEALQQSELQIAREQL comes from the exons ATGTTTCCACTTGGGGAGTTGCAGAAATCTGAGGTCAAGCAGTTGGCCAAACGCATAGGGCTGCATCGGCTGGCAGAGAAACGCGAAAGCACGGGCATCTGTTTCGTGGGCAAGCGTGACTTCAAATCGTTTATACGCGAG TATATTACCTCCAAGCCGGGTCATTTCGTGGATGTGGATAGCGGTGCTGTTGTGGGCCATCATGAGGGCATTCATCAGTGGACCGTGGGTCAGCGTTGTCGTCTAAGTTCCTATTTGCAACCATATTTTGTGGCACGTAAAGATGCCGCCAGCAATACCATCTATGTGGCCTCTGGTCACGATCATGCTGCGCTCCACTGCACCCGCTTTCACATTGGCGACATTAATTGGCTATGCCACCGATCCCGGCAGCAACTAGCCACAAATGGCAGCTTGCGTTGCCGCTTTCGCTTTCAGCACACGAAGCCCCTTGTTGACTGCCAGCTGCTGCATTCCGGTGTCGTGCAGCTTGATGCTCCACTACGTGCCATCACTCCGGGCCAATATGCGGTCTTCTATGACGACGTTGCCTGCCTGGGAGCTGCCCGCATCCAGCAAGCCGAGGCACTACAGCAATCGGAGCTGCAAATCGCCAGAGAACAACTGTAG
- the LOC133849431 gene encoding mitochondrial tRNA-specific 2-thiouridylase 1 isoform X1: MIRNIVVGISGGVDSAVSAHLLKERGYNVLGIFMRNWDEHDEAGHCSGEQDLKDATWACHKLQIELREVNYVKQYWTAVFSQFLDDYQLGLTPNPDILCNKHIKFDLFHKHALDTLKYDAVATGHYARNSLGNFLDQCNTKDTEQQARLLIPADTFKDQTFFLAGIAQKTLQRTMFPLGELQKSEVKQLAKRIGLHRLAEKRESTGICFVGKRDFKSFIREYITSKPGHFVDVDSGAVVGHHEGIHQWTVGQRCRLSSYLQPYFVARKDAASNTIYVASGHDHAALHCTRFHIGDINWLCHRSRQQLATNGSLRCRFRFQHTKPLVDCQLLHSGVVQLDAPLRAITPGQYAVFYDDVACLGAARIQQAEALQQSELQIAREQL; the protein is encoded by the exons ATGATACGGAATATTGTGGTGGGCATATCTGGAGGCGTGGACAGCGCTGTCAGCGCACATCTGCTAAAGGAGCGTGGCTACAATGTGCTCGGCATATTCATGCGCAACTGGGACGAGCACGACGAGGCCGGACATTGCAGCGGTGAGCAGGATCTGAAAGATGCAACCTGGGCATGCCACAAGCTGCAAATCGAGCTACGCGAAGTCAACTATGTGAAGCAATACTGGACGGCGGTGTTTAGCCAATTCCTCGATGATTACCAACTTGGACTGACGCCCAATCCCGACATATTGTGCAACAAGCACATTAAATTCGATCTGTTTCACAAGCACGCACTGGACACCCTCAAATATGATGCTGTGGCCACTGGACACTATGCTCGCAATAGTCTAGGTAACTTTCTGGACCAGTGCAACACCAAAGACACTGAACAGCAGGCGCGTTTGCTTATACCCGCTGACACCTTCAAGGATCAGACTTTTTTTCTAGCCGGCATCGCACAGAAAACACTGCAACGCACCATGTTTCCACTTGGGGAGTTGCAGAAATCTGAGGTCAAGCAGTTGGCCAAACGCATAGGGCTGCATCGGCTGGCAGAGAAACGCGAAAGCACGGGCATCTGTTTCGTGGGCAAGCGTGACTTCAAATCGTTTATACGCGAG TATATTACCTCCAAGCCGGGTCATTTCGTGGATGTGGATAGCGGTGCTGTTGTGGGCCATCATGAGGGCATTCATCAGTGGACCGTGGGTCAGCGTTGTCGTCTAAGTTCCTATTTGCAACCATATTTTGTGGCACGTAAAGATGCCGCCAGCAATACCATCTATGTGGCCTCTGGTCACGATCATGCTGCGCTCCACTGCACCCGCTTTCACATTGGCGACATTAATTGGCTATGCCACCGATCCCGGCAGCAACTAGCCACAAATGGCAGCTTGCGTTGCCGCTTTCGCTTTCAGCACACGAAGCCCCTTGTTGACTGCCAGCTGCTGCATTCCGGTGTCGTGCAGCTTGATGCTCCACTACGTGCCATCACTCCGGGCCAATATGCGGTCTTCTATGACGACGTTGCCTGCCTGGGAGCTGCCCGCATCCAGCAAGCCGAGGCACTACAGCAATCGGAGCTGCAAATCGCCAGAGAACAACTGTAG
- the LOC133848387 gene encoding mitochondrial import inner membrane translocase subunit Tim13-like, which translates to MKNDEPEINQIRQEIALANAQQMLKKITVNCFKKCVEKPSVSLTKYEERCLIQCMDRFMDSIKVVTLSYSRRLQKESSR; encoded by the coding sequence ATGAAAAATGATGAGCCGGAAATTAACCAAATTCGACAAGAAATTGCTCTGGCCAATGCCCAGCAAATGCTCAAGAAGATCACCGTGAATTGCTTTAAGAAATGCGTTGAGAAACCAAGCGTCTCACTGACCAAATACGAAGAGCGTTGCCTCATCCAGTGTATGGACCGTTTCATGGACTCGATTAAAGTGGTAACGCTATCGTATAGCAGGCGTCTGCAAAAGGAAAGTTCACG